The Plasmodium knowlesi strain H genome assembly, chromosome: 10 genomic sequence agctgtctaataaaaaaaaaaggtagaaaGCGAATATAGCGGGTCAACCCCCAAAGAAAGGAACTTGGATTAAAAGACCTTCCAAgaaatcttttcttttttttttgtgctaaaaaaataagtattcctccagaaaaataaatttctttcaaagaaaaaaaaatattcattaaAATAGAGCTTTGCAGCAATGTTTGTTTTGTCAAAAAGAAAGACCTTCCAAgaaattgttctttttctaataaagatattcctcccaaaaaaaaagaatgtcttccaaaaaaaaaggttcactgaaaataattctacacaaaaaaaaaaatagatttggaaaaaaaaaaagaaaaaagtttttcctaagatataaaattttccttccaaaATAAGAATTTCCAAGTGTTTCCAAATATTCTTCCCAAAGAAATTGCtcaaaagaaaatttcctaGTGTTCCCTTAAAATATAGGAaattaggggaaaaaaaggtttctcCTATAGAATTTCTTGAGAAGAACCTTTCGTCATAAAAAGATATAGGGGAATTTTCTATCTCTTATTAGTAGAATTCCTCCAAAGGAATtccttctgaaaaaaaaaattattagaGGAAAATTTTACTGTAAGAAATACCTTTTGGGGGAAGTAATTTAGAATTCATCGGGAAATGATTCCTGCAGAGAAAAAGTACGTTTGAAAAATTACGCtcttaggaaaaaaaatacttccaaggaaaatttttgctcaaaaaaaaactttttagGAAAGAAGGGTCCTCTTCCaacagaaaaattttccttgaGAATTCTCctccaggaaaaaaaattcttctccGAAAAAAttcctgcaaaaaaaaaaaaaaatttatagaaACAATTTTCTATGTGCTTTAGgataatcttttttttcccctaccccccaaagaaagaataaagtAAACAAATAGGGTGTTAAAGAAAATCTTCCGCCTTAAAAAGGCCAAGTGccttaagggaaaaattttccataatTATATTCTTCTGGGAAACATTCTACTTAAGGaattcatttaaattttccctCTAAGGAATGCACTATAAGAACTTCCTTAAGGAAtgtatttgaaaatttttccttcagaaGGAATGTATTTAGAATTTTACTTCAGAAGAAATGCATTTAGAATTTTACTTCAGGAGGAGTGCATGAAGAACTTTCTCTAAGGAAtctatttaaaaattttcttctgaaGAGTAGATTAGTATATGTTAAAAAGATATCCCTAAAAATTACTTAAGGAATATGTTAAAGAATATTTCACCATAATACAATAATAGGTTCTTCCAAATTTATCCCCCCCCAGAAAAGTATAGATTATCCAAAAAAGTATAGATGATTGAttacccccccaaaaaatgcaaattcgGAAGAAATCAATACTAATTACAATGGACCCCAAACGAATATAAATGTAACGCTTTACCGGAAGATTTGACATATAGATTGCCATGAATTTCCAATGTACTTTTCCATATTATAATGTTAAAATGTATTATGTTAGAagaataataacaataaatGCACTTCTTGTATTACAATGTACTGCTGTGGTGGCAAGTGATACAGGGAGCGGTGATGTAGTGAAAACCGTAGTGGAGGGTCTAAAAACTGGTTGGAAAACATATACAGATCTATTCAAGAACCTATGTCAACAAATGGTGGGAAGTGCTACGGAGAAAAGTGGGAACGATGCTGCGGGACTTGGTATTAACGTCTGTGATAACAGCATAGCCATCACCCTTCTTCTTGGTATTGTCTCTGCAATATGGGGTTCTTTCCAATTTTTGTGTAGAttggtaatatatatatatatttttcactgTAACATTccaataatatatatattctattATTAACATATAATATGTTTCATTGTTAACATTCCACATTATATATTCCATGAGATATATAATGTAGAAATATATtccataatatatatatgtagaatGTAGACCGTATTCTATGTTCTATTTTTCACAGTAATAGATTGAGCACATCATCTTACATGtgtcttttcttcccttccccttttttccttttctttttactcctttccttctctttttattcctttttcttttttttctttcttctttttttattccttccctttttttccttttctttttattccttttcttttttttattcctattccttccacttccttctcttttctttttattccttccacttccttctcttttctttttattccttccatttcctttttattccttccctttccttttttgtccttttcttttccttttgttccttttccttttttattcctttcctttttattccttttcttttatttcttcttcttctttttttttttttttagtggtGTATTAATTGTTGTGCTAATTGTTGTAGAAGAAGACCaaggagaacaaaaatgCCAAAGCAAATTGTATACCATGTAGGCTATAAGCCGGGTGAAAAAACACCAAAGCAGGATTTGTACCAGGAGGTGTGCCACGAAAGCGAAAAAGATCTAGGGCCACCATCCTCAGCATCCTCACCATCCTCCTGCTCAACATCATCACAATCGTCACCATCACAAGCACCAGAATCGGAACAGGAGCAACCTGAATCTGGTCAGTCAGGCAAAAGGGAGCGcgtaaagggaaggagggaACAAAGAATGGAGAAAGCActcaaggggaagaaaaaacgctgaaggaagagaaagacaGCGATTCCACACCCTTCATCTGAGGTACAGCAATGTGGCCTGAAGGTAATGAACAGAAGGGAGGTTATAGAACACAAATATGACTTCTATAAGAGCTCATAACatttaataattatatatatatttttttttttttttgaactcctcagtgtgttcattttccctttttttacaaaaacacttccttcttctcttcttttttttgtgtcaaatatttcaaacgtttattatatttgttacgttgttttttttttttttttttttttttttttttataaaatatcccctaattattttctccttatatatatatattctattGAATTCTATTACACTTTGTGCTTTGTATTTTGCACACTTATGTAATCtccatgtattttttaataatatagCAGTGTTGTCATAACTGCAAATATTCCATGTTTATCCTTGCGGAaggatttgtttttttcatatttgtttttccttatttgttttttctttatttgttccttccatttgattgctttcttccctttcctttcttccaaGGGAATTTATCCTTATTTCCGTTCTACGTTAAATATTATTCATGTCcatttatataaattttgttcttccacatattattatttaaatgATTATGAGCTTAATAGAGCAACTGATTATAAGTATTTTAGGGAGAAACATTCAACGTTCCATTATATACGATGGGTAACCTATATTCCTGTGATCCGGTCTACTATATGCTATTCTAGAATGTTCACTATATGATAATGAACCCCCTGTTGACTCATTCCCCGAGTATTCTGCTGAATCATCCATTGAATCGTATGTTGAGTCTGCTACTGTTGAAGTGTAGTCTTCTGTGAATGTATCAAAGTGGTGTCCAATggatcttcctcttttccttcctttgctGCTCCTGCCCTTAGGAGAACTCTTCAGCTTAGAAAATATAGATGTGTACTGCGAAAAGGGACAAATAATGGAAACATGTGCAATGTGCATCGTACTATATTCTACGTCCCCCCCTTATAACAATAATGACCGATAATAGTCCTATTAATCACATGTTAAGTATACAATATGATACTTACtttgtgaagaaggaaaacgatTAATGAAAGTCCTATTACAGATGCCGCTGCCCCAACAGCAGAGGGTGTAATAGGAGTGGCATCCGCTGGAGACGATACAACTTTCGGAACTTCCGAGTTCCCCATGACCGTTTGAACACTCCCCCTTCCTTGCGACAGTTCATGTGGTTCCCCTGGGGGAAGTTTCCCCAGGGTTTTTCCATGAGACCCTTCATCTGCAGACACTACTGTACCACCCAGACCTCCTACACCTCCTACAGACTCCACTGGAGCTCTTGGAACACCAAGAACAGCACCTCCACTTTCCGAGATGGATGTAGTGCTAAGAGGAGCCACTCCCGCTTGCAGACCCCCCCCCAACATCCCCCTGGAATGTAGAAGATTGGTCTTCCGTGACCCCTCTTTCACTTTCTGTATGGGGGGCTATAGCTCCCACaactttctcctccttctgttCCCTATCAGGAGGCTGCAGTATTTCTCCAACTTGCGTGTCAGATTGTTCCCCCTCGTCAGCTTTTTCTTCAAGAtgctcctccttctcctcatcgtcatcattgtcttcttcgtcatcgtcttcttcgtctagttcgtcatcctcatcatcgtccTCATCGTCCTCCTCAAAGGAGCAGTggattcttcttccttttacatTTCCTCTCTTCATTCCTACTACCCCCATAAGTTCCTTCAGGCTCTTAATGTCCCCCCGTCCAAACATTCTACAAAACTTCTCACAATAATCAGTCGTATCCTCCCTACTATTCGCATATGGACAGTGGTCCTCCATTTTATTATAAGCAGTAGCAACTTCCTGTATAAGAGCCTTACAACCGTCCGTCTTCCCACCATAAGTCCCTTTGCAAGCTCCATTATTCAATTTCCCCCCATCTGGAATCGCCTTCCTTATTGTGTCGTAATTCCCTCTATAATCAAATAAGACTTTCATGGATGGAAAATCGTCCTTCCCAAGGTTGGAATATATGGGGGAACAACCCTTCCCCCCAGATATCCCTCCTATGGGGAGATGCCTCCTCAATACATCATATATATCATTCATACATTGCGAAAAAGAATCCTTGCCCCCCCCTTCATTTAGGCATTTATCGCCAAGCCAATAGTAAAAATACTCACAATATGCAGATTTCAGATCTTCCTCCCCCGCGCTCCTAATATCACACCAAGCTTCTAAAATTCTTTGCGTATCCTTAGTGAGCCCTCCATGCTTCGCTAATTTAGACTGTAATATATCGCACACATTTTGTACCGTTATATTTATTGCCTCTGAACAGCATGTACAAATTCTTGCGTTCTGATTCCACTGATTATATACATCTCCTGGGGTTCCCTCTCCACTCATCCTGTATGTACATTCTTATATACACAGAATAAACATATTCTAGAACAtgctacccccccccccccctcctataTATCCATAATTCTGCACACTCTGAATACACAGGTACTCTGCATTCACTCCGCAATGATTATGTAAAGGTATGGGATATATTGAATTTCTTCAGTGCTCGCACAATTCAATCAAATATGCATTCACTTTTCCCCTTCTATTATAAAACGTACTTCACTCTGAACGAAgatttatataaatatatatagtatTATTCTATATATTATTTGTATGCTACCTATATGTTTAGAGTATGTTACTCAGTACGCGCTATATTAATTATTGAATATACACAGAAGATTGGGAGAACATAATGGGATGATTTTAATTTCTGCTACTAAAATTAATATTCCTCCTGCTGCTCCCTCTTTAGGGGTGGCAGCTGCAATTCCTGTTCCGTTATGCTCTTTTTGCGCTCTCTGGGTACATTTCACATAAATAAAGTAGTAAATAAATATGTCCATATATGCTCCATTCAGCATATTACTAATACTTAAAATTGTTCTAAAATCACCCTATTTCCGTTCACACATAAACTATACTTCTCCTACGTATATTTAACATTCACCATATTGAACACTTAACCTCTACAAAATTCCAACATCATGCAGTTATATTATCTATAATTTAAGTACACGAAATATTATGTACAAGAACAGGAGGTTATAATTACAGGGGAGACTAAGGGGAACACATTAAAATACTTCTCCAAACGTTCATTATTTCGGACCTTCCgaagtagaaaaaataagagacTGAAGGAGGTGCGCACACCCTcgcattttaatttttgcattGTAACGAGATGATTGGAGAAGTGTTGAAGGGGGTTGTCAGGAGGATGTACAAGTCAGATTCTGTCTTTAGTTTTAAGATTTCATGGTTTAATATTTAGCCATTTAGATATTAGCATTTAAGACTTCAGgctcaggttttagggttctgGCTTTAAGtttgagggtgttagaagtcagattctaGATTTAGTAGTAAATTTTtacgggtgttagaatacgGTTTTAGGGTTATTACTGCAGTAAGTTTTTCATGGTGTGGGAATATGGTTCCGGCTTTATGAGTAAAGATTtcggggtataggaagaaggttataGGGTATGAGAAAGGGGTTTATGGGTATAAAAAGGAGGTTggaaggtgttagaataagttcTTAGGGTTGTTGGAGTCCAGTtgcggggttagc encodes the following:
- a CDS encoding KIR-like protein; this encodes MSGEGTPGDVYNQWNQNARICTCCSEAINITVQNVCDILQSKLAKHGGLTKDTQRILEAWCDIRSAGEEDLKSAYCEYFYYWLGDKCLNEGGGKDSFSQCMNDIYDVLRRHLPIGGISGGKGCSPIYSNLGKDDFPSMKVLFDYRGNYDTIRKAIPDGGKLNNGACKGTYGGKTDGCKALIQEVATAYNKMEDHCPYANSREDTTDYCEKFCRMFGRGDIKSLKELMGVVGMKRGNVKGRRIHCSFEEDDEDDDEDDELDEEDDDEEDNDDDEEKEEHLEEKADEGEQSDTQVGEILQPPDREQKEEKVVGAIAPHTESERGVTEDQSSTFQGDVGGGAPVESVGGVGGLGGTVVSADEGSHGKTLGKLPPGEPHELSQGRGSVQTVMGNSEVPKVVSSPADATPITPSAVGAAASVIGLSLIVFLLHKYTSIFSKLKSSPKGRSSKGRKRGRSIGHHFDTFTEDYTSTVADSTYDSMDDSAEYSGNESTGGSLSYSEHSRIAYSRPDHRNIGYPSYIMER